In the genome of Pontibacter actiniarum, the window ATCATTGATGACGTGCAGTTTCTGAGCGGGAAGGACAAAACCCAGGAGATGTTCTTCCACATTTTTAACCACCTGCACCAGTCCGGCAAGCAAATTGTAATGACCTCTGACTGCCCGCCGCGTGACTTGAAAGGACTGGAAGAACGACTGCTATCCCGCTTTAAGTGGGGCCTGACGGCAGACTTGCAGAGCCCGGACTTCGAAACGCGTATGGCCATCATCCAGAAAAAGATGCAGGGCGACGGCATTGACATTCCGGATAACGTGGTGGAGTACCTGGCATACAGCGTAGATACGAACGTGCGTGAGCTGGAAGGCGTATTGATTTCTTTGATAGCGCAATCATCGCTGAACCGCAAGGAGATTGACCTGGAACTTGCCAAACAAGCCCTGAAACATATAATAGAGGATGTGGAGACGGAGGTGAACCTCGACTTCATCCAGAAAACCGTAGCAGAGTACTTCCAGGTAAGCCTGGACTCGCTGAAAGCCAAAACGCGTAAGAAAGAGATTGTGACGGCGCGCCAGGTGGCCATGTACTTTGCCAAGGAGTTCACCAGCCACTCGCTCAAATCCATTGGCTACCACTTCGGCGGCCGCGACCACAGTACGGTTATCCACTCGGTGCAAACAGTTTCGGACCTGATTGATACAGATAAGAAGTTTAAAGCCAGCATACAGGAGCTCCAGAAGAAGTTTAAGACCAAAGCCGGCTGATCCGGTAAAATAGCTATAAAAAAGAGCGGCGGCCATACTTGCAAGTATGGCCGCCGCTCTTTTTTTGCTGTATGTCTTAATTACAGGGGGCTAGATTCTGTTGCCCATCGTGTCTGTCAGTTCATAGTTGTGTAGCTCAGCCAGGTCGCGGATCTTGTTTTTGATCTTGTCGAGGTCGCGCTTTTTGCGCACCTGCTTCAGGTCCAAGTACACCTGGGAGCCATCCTGCAGGGTGAGGCGCAGCGCCAGCGGCGTGATGTGCACGGCGGCAATATCCGGGATCTGGATCAGGTGTTTGGTGCGGAACACGCCGAACTTCTGCACAATGTACTGCTGCGTTACCTCAATGTAAGACTGCACCCCGAAAACCGATGTGTTTTGCAGAATCACATAAAAGAGGAAAACAATAGCCAGTCCAAAGAAAGCATAGTACAGGTAGTCCTGCGCATAGGCCCGCTCAGCGGAAAAAAGAAGCATAGACGCCCAGGCTAGCCAGAACAGCGTGAGCACGAGCTGCACGGTAAAAGATAGTTTTGCATTTCGCGTTGGGCTTAGCTGCACAATTAACGTCGATCGTGCATTACTACCAGATGCTGCCATTATAAAAGGGTTTCGTGAAACATAGGGGACCAGCATAATGGACCTCCCGCAATATACTCATTTATTCGACAAGTTTGGCCTGTAAAGTTGCGCCTGGCACCCCTGTTCTGGCCGTTGCGGCCAGCGTTTCCGGGGGAGGGCGTTTTTCCTCTGGTGCCAGCGATACTTACCTGCGCCAGCCAGCCGTTTTCACTAGCAAGGTATAAATGAATGGCGTAGGCAGAGGTTTTCAGGGGCTTAAAGTGAAACCTGGCAATGAGAAGGAGGTTGTTTTAGTATGGCATTGCAGCATTATCTGGTTATCTTTACCTGCCACTAAAAATAACTGTATGGGTGTAAAAGCATTGTTGAGCAAGCCGCTGGCGGCTTATGTGCACAGGAAGCACCAAAACTGGATAGAGCATCCGGTAGAGGCACAGAAAGCTGTTTTTGAGCGTATCATTCAGAAGGCGCAGGGCACAAAGTTTGGCCGTGACCACGGCTTTGCAAGTATAAAAACGCACGCCGATTTTGTGAAGGCCGTGCCCGTTCGTGACTATGAGGGGCTGGCGCCGTACTTCGGCCAGGTAAAGGAGGGCGAAAAGGATGTGCTTTGGCCCGGAAAGCCGCTCTACCTGGCGAAAACCTCGGGCACTACCTCCGGAACCAAGTATATCCCCATCACCCAGGACTCTATCTCGAACCACATCAACGGTGCCCGCGATGCCTTGTTGGCCTATGTGCACGAAACTGGAAAGGCTCAGTTTCTGGACGGGAAGATGATCTTTCTGTCCGGCAGCCCGGAACTGGAGGAAGTGGGCGGCATTAAAACCGGCCGCTTGTCAGGTATCGTCAACCACCACGTGCCGGGGTACCTGCGCACAAACCAGCTGCCGAGCTACCAGACCAACTGCATTGACGATTGGGAGGCAAAGCTCGATCAGATTATTGAGGAGACCCTGGACGAGAACATGACCCTGATCTCGGGGATTCCGCCCTGGGTGCAGATGTACTTCGATAAGCTGATCCAGCAAACCGGCAAACCCATCAAAGACATATTCCCGAACTTCCAGCTGTTTGTGTACGGTGGCGTTAACTTTGAGCCGTACCGCAAGAAGCTGTTTGAGTCGGTGGGTAAAAAAGTAGACTCCATTGAGCTGTTTCCAGCCTCCGAGGGCTTCTTTGCCTATCAGGATAAACAAAATGACCCTGGGCTGCTGCTGTTGCTGGATGCGGGCATCTTCTACGAGTTTATACCTTCGGAAGAGTACTTCAACGAAAACCCTACGCGCCTGACAATCGGAGAGGTGGAGCCCGGCGTGAACTATGCGCTGGTGGTGAGCAGCAATGCCGGCCTGTGGAGCTACTCCATCGGCGATACCGTTAAGTTCACCTCTACCAAGCCCTACAAGTTGGTTGTAAGCGGCCGCATCAAGCACTATATCTCCGCTTTTGGCGAGCACGTGATTGGGGAGGAAGTGGAGAAAGCCATGAAACGGGCGATGGTGAGGTTCCCGGAGGTGGAGCTGATAGAGTTTACCGTGGCTCCGTTTGTAAGCCAGGACAACGGCCAGTCGTACCACGAGTGGCTGGTGGAGTTCGCAAAGGAGCCGCTGAACAAGGCTGCGTTTGCAGAGGAGCTGGACAGGCAGCTGCGTACGTTCAACGCTTACTACGATGACCTGATTACAGGGAACATCCTCCAGAAGCTAAAGCTTACAGCACTTCCCAAAGGCACTTTTCAGAGCTACATGAAATCGCAGGGAAAGCTGGGCGGGCAGAACAAAGTGCCAAGGCTAAGCAACGACAGAAAGTTAGCGGATGGGTTAATAGAAGTGAGTAAGTGTTGACAGTTAAGCCCTTAGCTAGCTTTTCGCCTCGCCGGCTGGGCCTTACTTTTCTCCTTGATGAGAAAAGTAAGCAAAAGAATCAAGACGATTTTGAACTCGCTGACCGCTCGGACAAAAAATCATCGTTGTGCACCTGGCAAAAGTTTCTGCTCTGTAGCCATTGTGGATTATGTACAATTTTAGGGGCTAAAGTTGTTATAGGTATGACCATACTTCGTTAGGGAGACGGTTTTTTTGATCGAAGGAAAAATTTTTCCAGTTTTTCTAGGAGGCGCCTCGAGAGTTTCCGGTGACGAGCGATAGTGAGGCAGACCGAGGCACGAGGGCAGGAAAGGAAAGCAGCGCCGAGTAGGAAAACGAGTCCTCGCGGGCTCGGAGCGCAAGTAACTAGCAATGAAAAAGGCCGGAACTGAAGCCGTAGATAAGCTACACCTATGCTAACTTTGATAGGTAGTAACCACGACAGCTCAAGCCAACATATATAATAAGACTATGATTGTAAAAGCATAAAAGCTTTTATCATAAAGGAAACAAAATGAAAAGAATCGCCATACTTGGCTCCACAGGCTCCATCGGCACACAGGCCCTGGAAGTAATCAAGGCCAACCCGGATAACTTTGAGCTGGAGGTGATCACAGCCTACAGTAACTCCGACCTGCTGATACAGCAGGCGCTGGAGTTTAAGCCAAACTCCGTGGTGATTGGTCGCGAAGACCTCTACGAACAGGTGCAGGAGGCGCTGCAGCAGGAAGATATCAAAGTATACACCGGCAGCAAAGCTCTCTGCTCAGTGGTGGAAATGGCTACAATCGACATGGTGCTGACGGCTATGGTCGGCTATGCCGGTTTGCTGCCTACCATCCACGCCATCAAAGCTGGCAAGCAAATTGCCCTGGCTAATAAGGAGACGCTGGTGGTGGCCGGCCAACTGATCACAGACCTGGCCCGGGAGTACGGGGTGAACATATACCCCGTGGATTCGGAGCACAGTGCTATCTTCCAGTGCCTGGCCGGTGAGTTTCACAACCCGATCGAGAAAATTATCCTGACGGCCTCAGGAGGACCGTTCAGGGGCAAAAGCGCCGCTGAGCTGGCCGCAGTAACCAAGGCACAGGCCCTAAAGCACCCCAACTGGGACATGGGCGCCAAAATCACTATTGACTCTGCCTCGCTGATGAACAAAGGGCTGGAGGTAATAGAGGCGAAGTGGCTGTTTGGCCTCAGGAACGAGCAGATCGAGGTGGTTGTGCATCCGCAGTCTATTATCCACTCGCTGGTGCAGTTTGAGGATGGCTCTATCAAAGCACAGCTGGGTTTGCCCGATATGAAGCTGCCGATCCAGTATGCGCTGGGCTACCCGCAGCGCCTCAGGTCAGACTTTCCGCGTTTCAGCTTCCTGGACTACCCGCAGCTGACCTTTGAGCAGCCGGACCTGGAGACGTTTCGCAACCTGCAGCTGGCCTTCGACGCCATGGAGCGTGGCGGGAACCTGCCCTGCATCCTGAATGCGGCTAACGAGGTGGCCGTCAGTGCGTTTATGCGCGATGAGGTGGGCTTCCTGCAGATGTCAGACATCATCGAAAGCTGTATGGCAAAAGTTGCGTATATTGCGAATCCTTCTTACGAGGACTATGTTAGTACCGACGAGGAGGCTCGTAAACGTGCTGCAGAGCTGTTAAACAAGTAAACAATTAGCTGTTACGGTAAGTTGTAGCAGCGTTAAAACCGAAATTTTCTTTTTTAGATGGATATATTGATCATGGTAGGCCAGCTCATCCTGGGCCTTACAATCTTGGTGGGATTACACGAGCTGGGGCACATGCTGGCGGCCAAGTGGTTTGGGATGCGTGTGGAGAAATACGCCATCGGCTTCCCTCCGAAAGTTTTCGGTAAGAAAATAGGCGAGACGGAGTACATGCTGGGGCTGATCCCGCTGGGCGGTTTCGTTAAGATCTCCGGTATGGTGGACGAGTCGATGGACACAGAGGCGCTGAAAGAAGAGCCGAAGCCATGGGAGTTTAGAGCCAAGCCAGCCTGGCAGCGCCTGATCGTGATGATGGGCGGTATTATCGTGAACGTGATCACGGGTATTGTTATCTATATCGCCCTGACCTATAACTACGGCGAAAGCTACCTGCCTGCCTCTGAGGCGAAGTATGGTGTTATCGCCAACGATATTGGCGAGGATATCGGCTTCCAGACCGGCGATAAAATCGTGGCTGTTAACGGCCAGAAGCTGGAGAAGTTCGACGATGTGTACTCTATGGATGCGCTGCTCGGCCGCGATTCTTACTACACCATCGACCGTAACGGGCAACTGATTGACCTGAAAGTGCCAGTGGACCTGATGGACAGGCTGGCGGACCGTGAGGACCGCATGCTCTTCGTGCAGCCGCGCCAGCCGTTTAAGGTAGGCCAGGTAGCCAAGGGAAGCGCCGCCGATAAAGCCGGTTTGCAGGAGGGCGACTTCATTACCATGATAAACGGCAAGAGCGTAATGTTCTTCCACGAGCTGCAGGAGGCACTGCATGCCAATAAGGCCAAGCCTGTGACCATGACCATCGAGCGCGGGGGCAAGCCTATTAAGCTACAGGCGCAGGTAAGCGAGGAAGGCACCATCGGGTTTATGCCGGTGATACTCCTGGAGTCGGCCACGAGGCAGTTTAGCCTGGGCGAGTCCATACCGCTGGGAACGGAGCAGGCCTTTGGCGTGATCACGGCGAACCTGAAGGGCTTCGGCAAGATCTTCCGTGGCGAGGTGTCTGCCTCTAAGTCGTTGAGCGGCCCGATTGGCATTGCGCAAATCTTCGGCGACACGTTTAACTGGTACAAGTTCTGGAGCATCACCGCCATGCTCTCCATGGTGTTGGCCTTTATGAACTTCCTGCCGATCCCGGCATTGGATGGGGGCCACGTTGTGTTTTTGACTTATGAAATGATCAGCGGGCGCAAGCCGTCTGATAACTTTTTGGAAAATGCCCAGAAAGTGGGTATGGTTTTATTGTTAGGTTTAATGGCTTTCGCTATCTTTAACGATGTATTCAAGATAATCTTTTAACCAAAGATTCCTCTCATGAGAGCCATCGTAAGACTAACTTTAACAAACTTACTTTTTCTAGTACTAGTTGCACTAAGCCAAGTTGAGGCCGCCCCGGCCGTAAAGCTTGAAAATATAAACCAGCACGCTATCGCCGCTCAGAGCGATAGCGTGTACCTGGTAAAGCAGGGCGATACATATTACAGCCTTGCACGCCGCTTCCAGATCCCGCTGGACTCCCTGCAACGATGGAATAACAACACGCTGCAGATCGGCCAAACCCTGTATCTCACCAGCCCTAAAAAGAAAAAAGCAGTAGCGGCAGCCACCGCTAAGCCGGCTCCGAAAACGGCGCCAAAGGCCTCCGCCCCGGTGGCAAAGTCCTCGGCTGCCTCTACTCCCAAGCGAGCCGTAGAAAGCTCTTCTGCGGCTCCGGCCCCAGCGCCTAAACCGGCAGCGTACAAAACCAAAAGCCGTGTGCTGGTTATCCCTTTCGACCCGCACCTATACTTCTCTGACTCTGACTATGAGATTGCCCGGCAGTCTAAGATTCCGCGCCAGAACGTGCGCCATGTTTTCCGTGGCCGCCTGAACGCCATGCTGGCACCGGACGGGTATGAAACCATTCACCTGCTGGGCGGCGTGTACCGCGATAGCGTGAGCGAGTTGAGCCGCATCTACGGTTCGCTGCGCTACGACTACCAGGATAACAAGCAGTCACGGTTCAACCACCAGCCGGTGGTAAAAGAGGAGAAGGGCAATGTGCTGAGCTGGGTAAAAGAGCAGAAAGAGAAGCTGGGATCCAGAGGCGAGCCGGCTACACTGCCTGTAGCCCAGGACCCGGACAAGCACTTCGGCGTAACCGTAAAAGACCCGGAGTTCTTTAGCTACTTCAACAACCAGTACGGCATCGACTACTACGTGTTCATCAATCAGTTTGAGGTAAAGACCATTTACGAGAACTGCCTGGACCGCGCCGCCATGAACTACGAGCGTGACTTTACCGTGCACTACAGCATTTACGACAGCAAAGGAGAGCTGGTATCGGGCAACAAGGTTAAGGTACCGTACCACTCCAACATCAACAATGTGCAGCGCATCGTGAGTGACAGCATGCCGAATATGGCCCAGCGTGTGCTGGCTGATTTGCCGAACGGGAAGTAATTTCAGGAACTGGTACTAACTTTGCTTCTGTTCTCCTGTCTAACGATTTCTCCCTGCTGATGAAGTATAAGTTTCTATCGCTTTTGTTGCTGCTCCTGGCTTTTGGCGTGGCTCGCCCCGCCTTTGCACACGATTACCACGCCAGTATTGCTGATGTGCGCTTTAACCCGCGCTCGCAGGCGCTGGAGGTAGCCGTTAAAGTGTTTATGGATGACCTGGAGGATGCCCTCTCGCGCCGCAACAAGACCAAAGTAACCTACAGCAGCACTTCCGAGCAGGTAAAGAAATACCTTGCCGACTACCTGAATGCCAACCTGGTGTTTGAGGTAGAGAAGGGAAAGCCGCTGAAGCAGCGGTTTGTAGGCTCCGAAGAAGATGCCGATGTGGTCTGGATGTATGTGGAAGTACCGGTAAAGCAGGCCACCGTGCCGCAACTGTACGTAACGAACGCGGTGCTTACAGAACTCTTCTCCGACCAGATGAATATTGTGAATATCAATTACAAGGGCGAAACAGAAAGTGTGCTGCTACAGCGCAATGAGACAGTGAAGAAGGTTTCGCTTTAAGAGTTTCATACTTAAAATAGCAAGGGCTGAGCTGCAGTAGTAGTTCAGCCTTTTTTGTGCACTCCAAAAAGCCTCGTAGAGCCTTCAGCTAATTCTGGTGGGGTGATTGAGCGGGTTTTATACTTGTATCCTCGGTGCCGCACTGCTCTGCTGTGGCGTATACATCGGCCACAAACGGGAAGGGATGGTTGAGAGATGGAGCAGCTTTATACTTGTCTGTACCTGCTTGTTTCCTGCTGCCATCCAAAAAGGGTTTTGGTGACGGGGCGCGAAAGTGGTTGCGGCTCGCACATAATATCTTTTCAGGAACGCAAGAATGATATGCAATAATGCAACACTCAGCTATTCAGAATAACCTATTCGCTCACTCATTCACTCATTCAAAATCCTAACCAGAAGCTGCTGAGTCTACTAAGAAGGCTGCCTAGCTACTGTTTCTTCGGCTTCGTAACGATAAACTCTACGCGCCTGTTAATGCGGCGGTCTTCCTCGGTGTGCTCCTCCCGGATAGGCTTCCGGCTGCCATAGCCGATAGCATCAATGCGGGTGTCCTCAATGTTTACCTTGCGCTCAATGTACCGCTTAATGGCATCGGCACGATCTTGGGAGAGGGAGAGGTTAAAGTCCGGGTCGCCGGCGCCGTCTGTGTGGCCGGCAATCTCCAGCCGGTACGTTGGATGGTCGATCATAAAGTAAGCCACCTCATCGAGCACGGCCTCCATTTCGGGCTTAATGGCCGATTGGTTCTGGTCAAACTCAATGTTCTGGAACACCAGCGGAATGCTGTAGTCGATCACCGAGGTCATCACCTGCAGCGAGGCGTCGCCGCGCAGATCCAGTTCCCGCTCAATGGTGAAGAAGTCCGGGCTCTGGATAAGAATCATGTACCTGGTGTCGTCAATCAGATCAAACTCAAACGAACCGTCCGGCCGGATGTACTTGCTCGATATCTCGATGCCGTTTTCCATGTCAATGATAGAGATAACCCCCGAAAGCGGCTTATGGGTGACGGAGTCGGTGAGGGTGCCCTCCACCTTGGTCACCGCGAGCGGGTGCGCCTCCATGGGCAGCGGGAACGAGTACAGGTCCAGGTTCTGGAGGTCGTCTGCCTCTGAGCGGGCGTAGTACAGGTTGCGGGAGGCGCCATCGATGGTAAAGTAGTACTCGCTGCCGCGCCCGTTTACCAGCGGACCGATGTTGCGCGGCTCCTGCCAGTGCCCCTGCACCTCGTATGTTTTGTAGATGTCGAAATCGCCGAAGTTGTTCAGTTGGCCACGGGAGCTAAAGTACAGCACCTGGTACTTGGGGTGCAGGAACGGGCTAACCTCGCTCTCGCGGGTGTTGATAACAGGCCCCATGTTGCGCGCCGGTGCCCACTTGCCGCTGCCGTCTTTGTGGGTGTAGTAGATGTCGGAGAGGCCAAAGCCGCCCAGGCGGTCGGAGGCAAAGTACAGCGTGTCTTCCTGTTTGGAGAGGGTCGGCTGCGAGTCCCAGGCGGGGCTGTTTACGTTGGCGCCCAGGTTCTGGATCTGGCCCCAGCTGCCGTCGCTCTGCCGCGTGGCGACGTAAATATCGCAGTTGCCGTAGCCGTCCGGAGCCTCGCAGCGGGCAAAGTACAGGGTGTTGCCGTCGCGGCTCAGGCAGCCTGAGCCTTCGTTGTAGATGCTGTTGATAGGCTTCCCAAACGACTGCGCCTCCTCCCAGAAACCGTTATTCTGCTTGCTGTAAAACAGATCCTCGTTTGAGCGGTTCTTTAGGTCATCCACGTGGCGCTTCGAAGTATAGATGAACAGCTCGTTCTCATCGCTCAGGGTGGGGCCGTAATCAGCGTAAGGCGAGTTGATGGCGTTGCCCATGTTCAGGTACACGCCTTTGGGCGGCTTAAACGAAACGATGGACTTACGGTACTCCACCAACTCATAGTAGTAGTCGAGCGGCACGTAATAGTCCTTGGTGTTTTGCTCCAGGGAGTCGTAGTAGGACTTGACGCGGCGAACATCCGTGCGGTGGTGCTTCAGCACGAGGCGGTACAGCGCTTTGGCTTTTTCCGTGTTCCCCTGCCGCTCCAGCAGCTGCGCCAGGCGCCACAGAAGGCTCGTGTCGGTGTAAAAGTTCTGTATCCCGAAGCGGTGCACGTAGCCCTCCAGCAGGGGGAGCACCTTATCGTACTGCCGGCGCTTCTCCAGCTTTTGGATAAGTGCGAGCTGCTTCCGGTCGTGATAGTACGGAATTTTGTTTAAATTGGGAAAGTCGAGGTGGAGCTCCGGGTTAGGCTGTACTTTTTTGACCTGGAGTCCCTTTTCAGGCTGGTTAAGCTCTACGTGTTTGTACTGCTGCGCCTGCAACGGCACAAAGTGCAGCAGCGCGAGCAGGAAGGGAGTCAACAGGAACAAGCGTTTCATCAGCGATGCAATTTTGCCCAAAGCCCAAAGATATTATTTTTGTGCTAAATTCTGATAAATGTACCCGCACTTGGCGCTACTTTTTGGGGCATCGGGCCAATTTACGACAATTCAACAGTTCTGCTGCCCTTGGCACAGGACTTGACATAACTATACAAGTATAGGAAGACCGGGGGAAATAAGCGTTTTCCTGTCAAAATGGCATTGATCTACATATGAACCACACACTAGAGCATTTTCTACAAAACCTACTACTGAGCAGTATCTCCGATGATGAAAGCATAGAGCTTATTCCGGTGATTACGGCTGATGCAGAGGACGATATAAAGCAAGAAGACCTTCCGGAAGAGCTGCCGATACTGGCCGTTCGCAATACCGTGCTGTTCCCGGGAGTAGTGCTGCCAATTACCGTGAGCCGCAAAAAGTCTGTCAAGCTGGTGCGCAAGGCACACAGCGGCGGGCAGGTGATCGGCGTGGTGGCACAGAAAAACACAGGCTCGGACGATCCTACGGCAGAAGACCTGTACGACATCGGCACCGTAGCCAAGATCCTGAAGATGCTCGTGCTGCCGGACGGAAACACGACCATCATTATCCAGGGGCAGAGCCGCTTCAAAATTGAGGAGGTAACGCAGGAGGAGCCTTACCTGGCAGCGCGCGTGAGCCTTTGCCAGGAAACGCCGATGGACAAGAGCAAGAAAGAGGTGAAGGCGCTGGTGCAGTCGCTTAAAGACGCGGCCGCCAAAATGCTGAAGCTCAACCCGGAGATTCCGCAGGAGGCACAGGTGGCGCTCGACAATATCGACAGCCCGAGCTTCCTGACGCACTTCCTGTCGAGCAACCTGAACGTGGAGATGGCGCAGAAGCAGGAGCTGCTGGAGGTGAACGACGGCAAGGAGCGCGGTACGTTGCTGCTCGAGCTCATGCTGCGCGAAATCCAGCTGCTGGAGCTGAAGCAGGAGATCCACTCCAAAGTGCATACCGACATTGACCAGCAGCAGCGCGACTACTTCCTGCGGCAGCAGATAAAGGTGCTGCAGGACGAGCTGGGGCAGGAGGGACCGGACCAGGAGATAGAGCGTTTCCGGGAGCGCGCCAAGAAGAAGAAATGGCCGGAGGCGGTGGCGCAGCACTTCAAGAAAGAGATAGATAAACTGGCCCGCCTTAACCCGCAGGCGGCAGAGTACCCGGTGGCTGTCAACTACCTGGAGTTCCTGCTGGACCTGCCCTGGGACGAGCACACCAAGGATAACTTCAACCTGAAGCGCACTAAAAAAATACTGGACGCCGACCACTACGGGCTGGAGAAGGTAAAGGAGCGCATTCTGGAGTACCTGGCGGTGCTCAAACTGAAGAACGACATGAAGGCGCCTATCCTGTGCCTTTACGGGCCTCCGGGCGTGGGTAAAACCTCGCTGGGCCGCTCTATTGCCAAAGCCTTAGGCCGTAACTATGTGCGGATGTCGCTGGGCGGCGTGCGCGATGAGGCCGAGATCCGCGGCCACCGCCGTACCTACGTCGGCGCGATGCCGGGCAAGATCATCAGCCAGATCAAGAAAACAGGTTCCTCAAACCCTGTTATCATACTTGATGAGATCGATAAGCTGGCCTCTGATTTCCGTGGCGACCCGTCTTCGGCTTTGCTGGAGGTGCTGGACCCGGAGCAGAACCACACGTTTATGGATAACTACCTGGATGTGGAGTACGACCTCTCGAAGGTGCTCTTTATAGCCACGGCCAACTCGCTGGAGACCATTCAGCCGGCCCTGCGCGACCGTATGGAGATTATCGAGCTGACGGGCTACACCCTGGAAGAGAAAACCGAGATAGCCAAGCGCCACCTGGTGCCGAAGCAGGTGGAGGAGCACGGCCTGGAGCCGGAGGATGTGAAGGTGCCGAAGCCAACAATCCATAAGGTGATCGAAGACTATACCCGCGAATCGGGCGTTAGAAGTCTGGAGCGCAAGATTGGGCAGCTGATGCGCAACACGGCCAAGCAGAAGGCGATGGACGAGGAGTTCGTTAAAACCATTAAGCCGGATGATGTGGTGAAAATCCTGGGCTCGGAGATTTTCGACAAGGAGATTTACCAGGATATCGATACGGCCGGTGTGGTAACAGGCCTGGCCTGGACCTCGGTGGGTGGCGACATCCTGTTTATCGAAAGCATACTGAGCCGTGGCAAAGGCAAACTGACGCTGTCGGGCCAGTTGGGTGATGTGATGAAGGAGTCGGCCATGACGGCGATTTCTTACCTAAAGGCACACGCCGAGCTGCTGGACATTGACTACCGCCTCTTCGACCAGTACGACCTGCACATCCACTTTCCGGAAGGCGCGGTGCCGAAAGACGGTCCGTCGGCGGGTATTGCCATCTTCACCTCCATTGCCTCTGTGTTTACGCAACGCAAGGTAAGGCCGAGGCTGGCGATGACCGGGGAGATAACGCTACGCGGCAAGGTGCTGCCGGTAGGAGGCATCAAAGAGAAGATTCTGGCGGCGAAGCGTGCCGGTGTGACCGACATCATCCTGTGCCAAAAGAATAAAAAGGACATCAACGAGATTCCGGAGCAGTACATCAAGGGCCTTACCATCCATTACGTAGACCGCGTGGACGATGT includes:
- a CDS encoding GH3 auxin-responsive promoter family protein, yielding MGVKALLSKPLAAYVHRKHQNWIEHPVEAQKAVFERIIQKAQGTKFGRDHGFASIKTHADFVKAVPVRDYEGLAPYFGQVKEGEKDVLWPGKPLYLAKTSGTTSGTKYIPITQDSISNHINGARDALLAYVHETGKAQFLDGKMIFLSGSPELEEVGGIKTGRLSGIVNHHVPGYLRTNQLPSYQTNCIDDWEAKLDQIIEETLDENMTLISGIPPWVQMYFDKLIQQTGKPIKDIFPNFQLFVYGGVNFEPYRKKLFESVGKKVDSIELFPASEGFFAYQDKQNDPGLLLLLDAGIFYEFIPSEEYFNENPTRLTIGEVEPGVNYALVVSSNAGLWSYSIGDTVKFTSTKPYKLVVSGRIKHYISAFGEHVIGEEVEKAMKRAMVRFPEVELIEFTVAPFVSQDNGQSYHEWLVEFAKEPLNKAAFAEELDRQLRTFNAYYDDLITGNILQKLKLTALPKGTFQSYMKSQGKLGGQNKVPRLSNDRKLADGLIEVSKC
- a CDS encoding LysM peptidoglycan-binding domain-containing protein; the encoded protein is MRAIVRLTLTNLLFLVLVALSQVEAAPAVKLENINQHAIAAQSDSVYLVKQGDTYYSLARRFQIPLDSLQRWNNNTLQIGQTLYLTSPKKKKAVAAATAKPAPKTAPKASAPVAKSSAASTPKRAVESSSAAPAPAPKPAAYKTKSRVLVIPFDPHLYFSDSDYEIARQSKIPRQNVRHVFRGRLNAMLAPDGYETIHLLGGVYRDSVSELSRIYGSLRYDYQDNKQSRFNHQPVVKEEKGNVLSWVKEQKEKLGSRGEPATLPVAQDPDKHFGVTVKDPEFFSYFNNQYGIDYYVFINQFEVKTIYENCLDRAAMNYERDFTVHYSIYDSKGELVSGNKVKVPYHSNINNVQRIVSDSMPNMAQRVLADLPNGK
- a CDS encoding DUF6702 family protein: MKYKFLSLLLLLLAFGVARPAFAHDYHASIADVRFNPRSQALEVAVKVFMDDLEDALSRRNKTKVTYSSTSEQVKKYLADYLNANLVFEVEKGKPLKQRFVGSEEDADVVWMYVEVPVKQATVPQLYVTNAVLTELFSDQMNIVNINYKGETESVLLQRNETVKKVSL
- a CDS encoding 1-deoxy-D-xylulose-5-phosphate reductoisomerase, yielding MKRIAILGSTGSIGTQALEVIKANPDNFELEVITAYSNSDLLIQQALEFKPNSVVIGREDLYEQVQEALQQEDIKVYTGSKALCSVVEMATIDMVLTAMVGYAGLLPTIHAIKAGKQIALANKETLVVAGQLITDLAREYGVNIYPVDSEHSAIFQCLAGEFHNPIEKIILTASGGPFRGKSAAELAAVTKAQALKHPNWDMGAKITIDSASLMNKGLEVIEAKWLFGLRNEQIEVVVHPQSIIHSLVQFEDGSIKAQLGLPDMKLPIQYALGYPQRLRSDFPRFSFLDYPQLTFEQPDLETFRNLQLAFDAMERGGNLPCILNAANEVAVSAFMRDEVGFLQMSDIIESCMAKVAYIANPSYEDYVSTDEEARKRAAELLNK
- the rseP gene encoding RIP metalloprotease RseP yields the protein MDILIMVGQLILGLTILVGLHELGHMLAAKWFGMRVEKYAIGFPPKVFGKKIGETEYMLGLIPLGGFVKISGMVDESMDTEALKEEPKPWEFRAKPAWQRLIVMMGGIIVNVITGIVIYIALTYNYGESYLPASEAKYGVIANDIGEDIGFQTGDKIVAVNGQKLEKFDDVYSMDALLGRDSYYTIDRNGQLIDLKVPVDLMDRLADREDRMLFVQPRQPFKVGQVAKGSAADKAGLQEGDFITMINGKSVMFFHELQEALHANKAKPVTMTIERGGKPIKLQAQVSEEGTIGFMPVILLESATRQFSLGESIPLGTEQAFGVITANLKGFGKIFRGEVSASKSLSGPIGIAQIFGDTFNWYKFWSITAMLSMVLAFMNFLPIPALDGGHVVFLTYEMISGRKPSDNFLENAQKVGMVLLLGLMAFAIFNDVFKIIF
- the dnaA gene encoding chromosomal replication initiator protein DnaA; translated protein: MIKDCSTVWNNCLQVIKENIGEQSFKTWFEPIKPVSLRDSVLTIQVPSQFFYEWLEEHYVQLLKKVIYQELGSEGRLEYSIIVDRGNDGNKPQTVNIPTKRIPAAVVNSYKPEQSFIKSPFESKTIDRNFLNSQLNPAYTFENYIEGDCNRLARSAGYAVANKPGTTSFNPLMIYGGVGLGKTHLVQAIGNNIKNSNPEKFVLYVSSEKFVNQFIESVKTNNVQDFANFYLLVDILIIDDVQFLSGKDKTQEMFFHIFNHLHQSGKQIVMTSDCPPRDLKGLEERLLSRFKWGLTADLQSPDFETRMAIIQKKMQGDGIDIPDNVVEYLAYSVDTNVRELEGVLISLIAQSSLNRKEIDLELAKQALKHIIEDVETEVNLDFIQKTVAEYFQVSLDSLKAKTRKKEIVTARQVAMYFAKEFTSHSLKSIGYHFGGRDHSTVIHSVQTVSDLIDTDKKFKASIQELQKKFKTKAG